Proteins co-encoded in one Siniperca chuatsi isolate FFG_IHB_CAS linkage group LG11, ASM2008510v1, whole genome shotgun sequence genomic window:
- the LOC122884703 gene encoding L-threonine ammonia-lyase isoform X2, producing the protein MNFAAQLFYSSYLSERLERLYSPRPALKDSEENDPFWQREELHLGPSQPGGSYKCGHVSNGTAGHRPTLIEPERLKDFGEEELLNGDVKVYDTKVVGGPKIMLMEPPKTRRVSEFRIVPRPPTQYLRFEDISAAAFRIQTVIQKTPCTYSRLSKQYGMEIYLKKEHLHYTGSVKERGVLYLLTSLTQEQQRKGVIVATDCNFSMAVAHHAVELKIPVFAIMPSCCSSPRLRIYRDYGAMVISYGSTGHDSQNHACHLAKENGYLYLEEDESAAYLAGLGTVGMEIYDQVPKLDAVVVPAAGQYGLLAGTAAAIKHLNSQILVIGIEPEGFPLLLQSLKTDSPVKDIHSNPNKKLYGDLMERSLGVNTFQLAKKLVDKVISVSEEDSLVAMLRFQEFERSTVDTEGAMGLAAILAGQLPELRGKKVAVVVSSANMELELMRQCVDRALVLDDRVSKFSVQLGEWPGDMAKLLDVLSREDVRLLDVCHRRQSGKSDLFKAKVECVVETRDKTKSAQLRKTLSERYPSICWLDR; encoded by the exons ATGAACTTTGCTGCCCAGTTATTCTACTCGAGCTACTTGAGCGAGCGACTTGAGCGTTTGTACTCACCCAGGCCTGCACTTAAAGACAGCGAGGAGAATGACCCCTTCTGGCAGAG AGAGGAGTTGCATCTGGGCCCCAGTCAGCCCGGTGGCTCTTACAAATGTGGCCACGTCAGTAACGGCACCGCAGGCCACAGACCCACCCTCATTGAACCAGAGCGGCTGAAGGACTTTGGTGAGGAGGAGCTTCTCAATGGGGATGTGAAGGTCTATGACACCAAGGTGGTGGGGGGTCCTAAGATCATGCTCATGGAGCCCCCCAAAACCAGACGTGTCAGCGAGTTCAGGATCGTCCCCAGACCTCCTACCCAGTACCTCCGCTTTGAGGACATCAGCGCCGCGGCCTTCAGGATCCAGACAGTGATACAGAAGACACCCTGCACG TACTCCAGACTGTCCAAACAGTACGGGATGGAGATCTACCTGAAGAAGGAGCACCTGCACTACACCGGCTCtgtgaaggagagaggagtcCTGTACCTGCTCACCTCCCTCACACAG gagcagcagaggaagggTGTGATCGTGGCCACTGACTGTAACTTCTCCATGGCTGTGGCTCACCATGCAGTGGAGCTGAAGATCCCGGTGTTTGCCATCATGCCGTCATGCTGCTCCTCGCCTCGCCTCAGGATCTACAGAGACTACGGCGCCATGGTCATCTCCTACGGCAGCACTGGTCACGACTCCCAGAACCACGCCTGCCATCTGGCCAAAGAGAACGGATACCTCTACCTGGAAGA AGATGAAAGTGCAGCGTACCTGGCAGGACTGGGCACTGTGGGCATGGAGATCTATGACCAAGTGCCCAAACTGGACGCAGTGGTTGTTCCTGCAGCTGGACAGTATGGTCTACTGGCTGGTACAGCTGCAGCCATCAAACACCTCAACTCGCAAATTCTTGTCATA GGAATTGAACCAGAAGGTTTCCCTCTGCTGCTACAATCTCTGAAAACTGACAGTCCAGTCAAAGACATACACAGCAACCCCAATAAGAAACTCTATGGAG ATCTTATGGAGCGTTCGCTGGGTGTTAACACCTTCCAGCTGGCAAAGAAACTAGTAGATAAAGTCATCTCTGTCAG TGAGGAGGACTCTCTGGTGGCGATGCTGCGGTTTCAGGAGTTTGAACGCTCCACTGTGGACACAGAGGGAGCCATGGGACTGGCTGCCATCTTGGCTGGACAACTACCAGAACTGAGAGGCAAAAA GGTCGCTGTAGTGGTGAGCAGTGCTAACATGGAGCTGGAGCTGATGAGGCAGTGTGTGGACCGAGCCCTGGTGCTGGACGATCGGGTCAGTAAGTTCTCTGTGCAGCTAGGAGAATGGCCAGGAGACATGGCTAAGCTGCTGGACGTCCTGTCCAGAGAGGACGTCAG gttgttggatgTCTGCCATCGGAGACAAAGTGGCAAGTCAGACCTCTTCAAGGCAAAG GTGGAGTGTGTGGTGGAAACCAGGGATAAGACAAAGAGTGCTCAGCTGCGCAAGACACTGAGTGAGCGCTACCCCTCTATATGCTGGCTGGACCGGTGA
- the LOC122884703 gene encoding L-threonine ammonia-lyase isoform X3, which produces MREELHLGPSQPGGSYKCGHVSNGTAGHRPTLIEPERLKDFGEEELLNGDVKVYDTKVVGGPKIMLMEPPKTRRVSEFRIVPRPPTQYLRFEDISAAAFRIQTVIQKTPCTYSRLSKQYGMEIYLKKEHLHYTGSVKERGVLYLLTSLTQEQQRKGVIVATDCNFSMAVAHHAVELKIPVFAIMPSCCSSPRLRIYRDYGAMVISYGSTGHDSQNHACHLAKENGYLYLEEDESAAYLAGLGTVGMEIYDQVPKLDAVVVPAAGQYGLLAGTAAAIKHLNSQILVIGIEPEGFPLLLQSLKTDSPVKDIHSNPNKKLYGDLMERSLGVNTFQLAKKLVDKVISVSEEDSLVAMLRFQEFERSTVDTEGAMGLAAILAGQLPELRGKKVAVVVSSANMELELMRQCVDRALVLDDRVSKFSVQLGEWPGDMAKLLDVLSREDVRLLDVCHRRQSGKSDLFKAKVECVVETRDKTKSAQLRKTLSERYPSICWLDR; this is translated from the exons AGAGGAGTTGCATCTGGGCCCCAGTCAGCCCGGTGGCTCTTACAAATGTGGCCACGTCAGTAACGGCACCGCAGGCCACAGACCCACCCTCATTGAACCAGAGCGGCTGAAGGACTTTGGTGAGGAGGAGCTTCTCAATGGGGATGTGAAGGTCTATGACACCAAGGTGGTGGGGGGTCCTAAGATCATGCTCATGGAGCCCCCCAAAACCAGACGTGTCAGCGAGTTCAGGATCGTCCCCAGACCTCCTACCCAGTACCTCCGCTTTGAGGACATCAGCGCCGCGGCCTTCAGGATCCAGACAGTGATACAGAAGACACCCTGCACG TACTCCAGACTGTCCAAACAGTACGGGATGGAGATCTACCTGAAGAAGGAGCACCTGCACTACACCGGCTCtgtgaaggagagaggagtcCTGTACCTGCTCACCTCCCTCACACAG gagcagcagaggaagggTGTGATCGTGGCCACTGACTGTAACTTCTCCATGGCTGTGGCTCACCATGCAGTGGAGCTGAAGATCCCGGTGTTTGCCATCATGCCGTCATGCTGCTCCTCGCCTCGCCTCAGGATCTACAGAGACTACGGCGCCATGGTCATCTCCTACGGCAGCACTGGTCACGACTCCCAGAACCACGCCTGCCATCTGGCCAAAGAGAACGGATACCTCTACCTGGAAGA AGATGAAAGTGCAGCGTACCTGGCAGGACTGGGCACTGTGGGCATGGAGATCTATGACCAAGTGCCCAAACTGGACGCAGTGGTTGTTCCTGCAGCTGGACAGTATGGTCTACTGGCTGGTACAGCTGCAGCCATCAAACACCTCAACTCGCAAATTCTTGTCATA GGAATTGAACCAGAAGGTTTCCCTCTGCTGCTACAATCTCTGAAAACTGACAGTCCAGTCAAAGACATACACAGCAACCCCAATAAGAAACTCTATGGAG ATCTTATGGAGCGTTCGCTGGGTGTTAACACCTTCCAGCTGGCAAAGAAACTAGTAGATAAAGTCATCTCTGTCAG TGAGGAGGACTCTCTGGTGGCGATGCTGCGGTTTCAGGAGTTTGAACGCTCCACTGTGGACACAGAGGGAGCCATGGGACTGGCTGCCATCTTGGCTGGACAACTACCAGAACTGAGAGGCAAAAA GGTCGCTGTAGTGGTGAGCAGTGCTAACATGGAGCTGGAGCTGATGAGGCAGTGTGTGGACCGAGCCCTGGTGCTGGACGATCGGGTCAGTAAGTTCTCTGTGCAGCTAGGAGAATGGCCAGGAGACATGGCTAAGCTGCTGGACGTCCTGTCCAGAGAGGACGTCAG gttgttggatgTCTGCCATCGGAGACAAAGTGGCAAGTCAGACCTCTTCAAGGCAAAG GTGGAGTGTGTGGTGGAAACCAGGGATAAGACAAAGAGTGCTCAGCTGCGCAAGACACTGAGTGAGCGCTACCCCTCTATATGCTGGCTGGACCGGTGA
- the LOC122884703 gene encoding L-threonine ammonia-lyase isoform X1 gives MNFAAQLFYSSYLSERLERLYSPRPALKDSEENDPFWQRWEIATCSPLDPPDLSPNQLRPVETDLPSAQSSELAPTSTASVPLSSVTSIPPPHLLSLQPTLTNTPSNFQCLPPPHLNHKRKSQETKPPTCLPNPHLDAAIPKSRFHELPSNNHLSLQMVLPKTCPAPPRSPEEMASSSSIPLSSPSTSSSTPAPCRGELLPTFQALIDLLLRLVLYLILLFAPREELHLGPSQPGGSYKCGHVSNGTAGHRPTLIEPERLKDFGEEELLNGDVKVYDTKVVGGPKIMLMEPPKTRRVSEFRIVPRPPTQYLRFEDISAAAFRIQTVIQKTPCTYSRLSKQYGMEIYLKKEHLHYTGSVKERGVLYLLTSLTQEQQRKGVIVATDCNFSMAVAHHAVELKIPVFAIMPSCCSSPRLRIYRDYGAMVISYGSTGHDSQNHACHLAKENGYLYLEEDESAAYLAGLGTVGMEIYDQVPKLDAVVVPAAGQYGLLAGTAAAIKHLNSQILVIGIEPEGFPLLLQSLKTDSPVKDIHSNPNKKLYGDLMERSLGVNTFQLAKKLVDKVISVSEEDSLVAMLRFQEFERSTVDTEGAMGLAAILAGQLPELRGKKVAVVVSSANMELELMRQCVDRALVLDDRVSKFSVQLGEWPGDMAKLLDVLSREDVRLLDVCHRRQSGKSDLFKAKVECVVETRDKTKSAQLRKTLSERYPSICWLDR, from the exons ATGAACTTTGCTGCCCAGTTATTCTACTCGAGCTACTTGAGCGAGCGACTTGAGCGTTTGTACTCACCCAGGCCTGCACTTAAAGACAGCGAGGAGAATGACCCCTTCTGGCAGAGGTGGGAAATTGCAACATGTAGCCCCCTGGATCCCCCAGACCTCTCCCCTAACCAGCTCCGCCCCGTAGAAACAGATTTACCCTCTGCCCAGAGTTCGGAGCTAGCTCCTACCTCCACAGCCTCAGTGCCTCTTTCTTCCGTTACTTctattcctcctcctcatctacTTTCTTTGCAGCCTACCCTAACAAACACACCCTCAAATTTCCaatgtcttcctcctcctcatctcaaTCACAAAAGGAAATCACAGGAAACAAAACCACCCACTTGTCTTCCAAATCCACATTTGGATGCTGCAATCCCCAAATCAAGGTTTCACGAACTCCCTTCCAACAATCATCTTTCTCTTCAGATGGTTCTCCCCAAAACTTGTCCTGCTCCACCCAGGTCCCCAGAAGAAatggcctcctcctcttccatccccCTGTCTTCTCCTTCCACCTCTTCCTCAACTCCTGCTCCTTGTAGAGGAGAGCTACTCCCAACCTTCCAAGCCCTGATAGACTTGCTCCTTCGCTTGGTCCTCTACCTTATTCTCCTCTTCGCCCCCAG AGAGGAGTTGCATCTGGGCCCCAGTCAGCCCGGTGGCTCTTACAAATGTGGCCACGTCAGTAACGGCACCGCAGGCCACAGACCCACCCTCATTGAACCAGAGCGGCTGAAGGACTTTGGTGAGGAGGAGCTTCTCAATGGGGATGTGAAGGTCTATGACACCAAGGTGGTGGGGGGTCCTAAGATCATGCTCATGGAGCCCCCCAAAACCAGACGTGTCAGCGAGTTCAGGATCGTCCCCAGACCTCCTACCCAGTACCTCCGCTTTGAGGACATCAGCGCCGCGGCCTTCAGGATCCAGACAGTGATACAGAAGACACCCTGCACG TACTCCAGACTGTCCAAACAGTACGGGATGGAGATCTACCTGAAGAAGGAGCACCTGCACTACACCGGCTCtgtgaaggagagaggagtcCTGTACCTGCTCACCTCCCTCACACAG gagcagcagaggaagggTGTGATCGTGGCCACTGACTGTAACTTCTCCATGGCTGTGGCTCACCATGCAGTGGAGCTGAAGATCCCGGTGTTTGCCATCATGCCGTCATGCTGCTCCTCGCCTCGCCTCAGGATCTACAGAGACTACGGCGCCATGGTCATCTCCTACGGCAGCACTGGTCACGACTCCCAGAACCACGCCTGCCATCTGGCCAAAGAGAACGGATACCTCTACCTGGAAGA AGATGAAAGTGCAGCGTACCTGGCAGGACTGGGCACTGTGGGCATGGAGATCTATGACCAAGTGCCCAAACTGGACGCAGTGGTTGTTCCTGCAGCTGGACAGTATGGTCTACTGGCTGGTACAGCTGCAGCCATCAAACACCTCAACTCGCAAATTCTTGTCATA GGAATTGAACCAGAAGGTTTCCCTCTGCTGCTACAATCTCTGAAAACTGACAGTCCAGTCAAAGACATACACAGCAACCCCAATAAGAAACTCTATGGAG ATCTTATGGAGCGTTCGCTGGGTGTTAACACCTTCCAGCTGGCAAAGAAACTAGTAGATAAAGTCATCTCTGTCAG TGAGGAGGACTCTCTGGTGGCGATGCTGCGGTTTCAGGAGTTTGAACGCTCCACTGTGGACACAGAGGGAGCCATGGGACTGGCTGCCATCTTGGCTGGACAACTACCAGAACTGAGAGGCAAAAA GGTCGCTGTAGTGGTGAGCAGTGCTAACATGGAGCTGGAGCTGATGAGGCAGTGTGTGGACCGAGCCCTGGTGCTGGACGATCGGGTCAGTAAGTTCTCTGTGCAGCTAGGAGAATGGCCAGGAGACATGGCTAAGCTGCTGGACGTCCTGTCCAGAGAGGACGTCAG gttgttggatgTCTGCCATCGGAGACAAAGTGGCAAGTCAGACCTCTTCAAGGCAAAG GTGGAGTGTGTGGTGGAAACCAGGGATAAGACAAAGAGTGCTCAGCTGCGCAAGACACTGAGTGAGCGCTACCCCTCTATATGCTGGCTGGACCGGTGA
- the LOC122884703 gene encoding L-threonine ammonia-lyase isoform X4 codes for MLMEPPKTRRVSEFRIVPRPPTQYLRFEDISAAAFRIQTVIQKTPCTYSRLSKQYGMEIYLKKEHLHYTGSVKERGVLYLLTSLTQEQQRKGVIVATDCNFSMAVAHHAVELKIPVFAIMPSCCSSPRLRIYRDYGAMVISYGSTGHDSQNHACHLAKENGYLYLEEDESAAYLAGLGTVGMEIYDQVPKLDAVVVPAAGQYGLLAGTAAAIKHLNSQILVIGIEPEGFPLLLQSLKTDSPVKDIHSNPNKKLYGDLMERSLGVNTFQLAKKLVDKVISVSEEDSLVAMLRFQEFERSTVDTEGAMGLAAILAGQLPELRGKKVAVVVSSANMELELMRQCVDRALVLDDRVSKFSVQLGEWPGDMAKLLDVLSREDVRLLDVCHRRQSGKSDLFKAKVECVVETRDKTKSAQLRKTLSERYPSICWLDR; via the exons ATGCTCATGGAGCCCCCCAAAACCAGACGTGTCAGCGAGTTCAGGATCGTCCCCAGACCTCCTACCCAGTACCTCCGCTTTGAGGACATCAGCGCCGCGGCCTTCAGGATCCAGACAGTGATACAGAAGACACCCTGCACG TACTCCAGACTGTCCAAACAGTACGGGATGGAGATCTACCTGAAGAAGGAGCACCTGCACTACACCGGCTCtgtgaaggagagaggagtcCTGTACCTGCTCACCTCCCTCACACAG gagcagcagaggaagggTGTGATCGTGGCCACTGACTGTAACTTCTCCATGGCTGTGGCTCACCATGCAGTGGAGCTGAAGATCCCGGTGTTTGCCATCATGCCGTCATGCTGCTCCTCGCCTCGCCTCAGGATCTACAGAGACTACGGCGCCATGGTCATCTCCTACGGCAGCACTGGTCACGACTCCCAGAACCACGCCTGCCATCTGGCCAAAGAGAACGGATACCTCTACCTGGAAGA AGATGAAAGTGCAGCGTACCTGGCAGGACTGGGCACTGTGGGCATGGAGATCTATGACCAAGTGCCCAAACTGGACGCAGTGGTTGTTCCTGCAGCTGGACAGTATGGTCTACTGGCTGGTACAGCTGCAGCCATCAAACACCTCAACTCGCAAATTCTTGTCATA GGAATTGAACCAGAAGGTTTCCCTCTGCTGCTACAATCTCTGAAAACTGACAGTCCAGTCAAAGACATACACAGCAACCCCAATAAGAAACTCTATGGAG ATCTTATGGAGCGTTCGCTGGGTGTTAACACCTTCCAGCTGGCAAAGAAACTAGTAGATAAAGTCATCTCTGTCAG TGAGGAGGACTCTCTGGTGGCGATGCTGCGGTTTCAGGAGTTTGAACGCTCCACTGTGGACACAGAGGGAGCCATGGGACTGGCTGCCATCTTGGCTGGACAACTACCAGAACTGAGAGGCAAAAA GGTCGCTGTAGTGGTGAGCAGTGCTAACATGGAGCTGGAGCTGATGAGGCAGTGTGTGGACCGAGCCCTGGTGCTGGACGATCGGGTCAGTAAGTTCTCTGTGCAGCTAGGAGAATGGCCAGGAGACATGGCTAAGCTGCTGGACGTCCTGTCCAGAGAGGACGTCAG gttgttggatgTCTGCCATCGGAGACAAAGTGGCAAGTCAGACCTCTTCAAGGCAAAG GTGGAGTGTGTGGTGGAAACCAGGGATAAGACAAAGAGTGCTCAGCTGCGCAAGACACTGAGTGAGCGCTACCCCTCTATATGCTGGCTGGACCGGTGA